From a single Oxalobacter vibrioformis genomic region:
- a CDS encoding carbon-nitrogen hydrolase family protein produces MTKVAAIQMVSTPEIEENIESARRLIAEAARQGAELVLLPEYWPSIGKSDKEKLAQAEAPGSGPVQDFMSAMAKAHGIWLIGGTLSLVAPVENKVLNTTLVYDPQGETVSRYDKIHLFSFASGKEAYDESTYICGGDEVVSFEAPFGRVGLTVCYDLRFPELFRAFGECALIVVPAAFTYTTGKVHWEILLKARAIENQCYILAAAQGGRHQTGRRTWGQTVLIDPWGEVKAELMEGEGIVLGEIEQEVLNTVREKLPALKHKRL; encoded by the coding sequence ATGACAAAAGTAGCTGCAATACAAATGGTTTCCACGCCGGAGATTGAGGAAAACATTGAATCAGCCAGAAGGCTGATTGCCGAGGCCGCCCGGCAGGGCGCTGAACTGGTATTACTTCCGGAATACTGGCCGAGTATCGGCAAAAGTGACAAGGAAAAGCTGGCACAGGCAGAAGCGCCGGGTTCCGGTCCGGTGCAGGATTTCATGTCAGCCATGGCGAAAGCGCATGGCATCTGGCTGATCGGTGGAACGCTTTCTCTTGTTGCGCCGGTTGAAAACAAGGTATTGAATACCACCCTGGTTTATGACCCGCAGGGAGAAACGGTTTCACGGTATGACAAAATCCATCTTTTCAGTTTTGCATCCGGTAAGGAAGCCTATGATGAGTCGACATATATCTGCGGTGGCGATGAGGTAGTGTCATTCGAGGCGCCTTTTGGCCGGGTGGGGCTGACCGTCTGCTATGACCTGCGTTTCCCCGAACTTTTCAGGGCTTTTGGTGAATGTGCGCTGATCGTTGTGCCGGCGGCCTTTACGTATACAACAGGCAAGGTGCACTGGGAAATTCTTCTCAAGGCGCGGGCGATTGAAAACCAGTGTTATATCCTGGCAGCGGCCCAGGGAGGACGTCACCAGACGGGCCGCCGTACCTGGGGGCAGACCGTACTGATTGATCCATGGGGTGAAGTCAAGGCAGAGTTGATGGAAGGGGAAGGTATCGTGCTGGGCGAAATTGAGCAGGAGGTACTGAATACCGTTCGTGAAAAACTGCCGGCGCTAAAGCATAAACGGCTGTAA
- the tldD gene encoding metalloprotease TldD, which translates to MQTPNREKQNLATARSILLTPHGLDDARLIETLGTIFTHQVDYADLYFQFTKNESWSLDEGIVKTGSFSIDQGVGVRAVSGEKTAFSYSDEISLPALLSASETTRTIARQGAGQVRVASATRPVSGHDLYLQADPLQSIPAAQKVALLEKIDRQAKAADPRIIQVMAGLAGEYDVILVVRSDGALAADIRPLVRLSVTVIAEQDGRREMGTSGGGGRYDYGYFTDVMIDRYVSEAVHAALVNLDARPAPAGAMAVVLGPGWPGVLLHEAIGHGLEGDFNRKGSSTFSGILGEQVAAKGITVVDDGTIVNRRGSLNVDDEGTPTQHTVLIEDGILKGYIQDIMNARLMKMPVTGNARRESYAHLPMPRMTNTLMLGGNHDPGEIIASVKQGIYAANFGGGQVDITNGKFVFSASEAYLVENGKIIHPVKGATLIGHGPDILRRVSMIGNDMCLDAGVGVCGKEGQSVPVGVGQPTLRIEDVTVGGTG; encoded by the coding sequence ATGCAGACACCAAACAGGGAAAAACAGAATCTGGCGACAGCACGCAGCATTCTCCTGACGCCACATGGTCTTGATGACGCCAGGCTGATCGAGACACTCGGCACGATCTTTACCCATCAGGTGGATTATGCTGACCTGTATTTCCAGTTTACAAAAAATGAAAGCTGGAGCCTGGATGAGGGGATTGTCAAAACCGGCAGTTTCTCCATTGATCAGGGTGTCGGGGTGCGGGCGGTTTCGGGTGAGAAGACGGCTTTTTCCTATTCGGACGAGATTTCACTGCCGGCGCTTTTGTCTGCTTCCGAGACAACCCGGACGATCGCCCGCCAGGGTGCCGGACAGGTTCGGGTGGCGTCTGCCACTCGTCCGGTCAGCGGGCATGATCTGTACCTTCAGGCCGATCCGCTGCAATCGATCCCTGCCGCGCAAAAGGTTGCCCTCCTGGAAAAGATTGACCGGCAGGCCAAAGCGGCTGATCCGCGTATTATTCAGGTGATGGCAGGACTGGCCGGGGAATATGATGTCATTCTCGTAGTTCGCAGTGATGGCGCACTGGCAGCGGATATCCGTCCGCTGGTCAGGCTTTCGGTTACGGTGATTGCCGAGCAGGATGGCCGTCGTGAAATGGGTACCAGTGGTGGCGGCGGCCGGTATGATTATGGATACTTTACGGATGTCATGATTGACCGGTATGTCAGTGAGGCGGTGCATGCGGCACTGGTAAACCTCGATGCGCGTCCGGCGCCAGCCGGTGCCATGGCGGTCGTGCTGGGGCCAGGCTGGCCTGGCGTATTGCTGCACGAAGCGATTGGTCATGGACTGGAAGGCGACTTTAACCGCAAGGGGTCCAGCACCTTTTCCGGCATATTGGGCGAACAGGTGGCAGCAAAGGGCATCACGGTGGTGGATGATGGCACCATTGTCAATCGCCGCGGCTCACTGAATGTGGATGACGAAGGAACGCCGACACAGCATACGGTGCTGATTGAAGATGGCATATTGAAAGGGTATATCCAGGACATCATGAATGCCCGCCTGATGAAAATGCCGGTTACCGGCAATGCCCGCCGGGAATCCTATGCGCATCTTCCCATGCCGCGAATGACCAATACCCTGATGCTGGGAGGCAATCACGATCCGGGTGAAATCATCGCATCGGTCAAGCAGGGAATTTATGCCGCCAATTTCGGGGGCGGACAGGTTGACATCACCAACGGGAAATTTGTTTTTTCCGCCAGTGAGGCGTATCTGGTGGAAAACGGAAAAATTATCCACCCTGTCAAAGGCGCGACACTGATTGGCCATGGCCCTGATATTCTGCGCAGGGTGTCCATGATCGGCAATGACATGTGCCTGGATGCCGGTGTGGGGGTCTGCGGAAAGGAAGGGCAGAGTGTGCCGGTCGGCGTGGGGCAGCCCACCCTCAGGATTGAGGATGTGACGGTAGGCGGGACGGGATAG